Proteins from a genomic interval of Lycium ferocissimum isolate CSIRO_LF1 chromosome 2, AGI_CSIRO_Lferr_CH_V1, whole genome shotgun sequence:
- the LOC132038420 gene encoding pentatricopeptide repeat-containing protein At1g11290, chloroplastic-like: MIRFSTVASSYTWRQNGTHLNLKISHIPNFNATEPWHASILQKLKQPKPIQQLHAHIIISGLSHNTRLCNRLMNSYASCQLISESHKIFSLIEHKNLVSWTILINGFTKNGLFLEAIETFKQMVNCGLMPNAITISSILPAIGKLRLTLIGKSLHCYCVKQMYQYNVFVQSALVHMYSKLGCPINARYVFDSMSERNVVSWNAIIFAYSSNGLVEEAIQVFNLMRRSLSVDTFTIMSLVSAAFGVGGLRIVTQIHGLVVKSGHDNSQRVETRLIEMYIDVNCVDDAYCIFCDMPVKDVVAWTSMLTGFVKSGQWIMAVEHFNRMMATEEVELDSVALIGILSGCSSSGALQQGRRVHALVIKFGFEGDTFLGSSIIDMYANCAKLGDARRFFEGMAEKDAACWNAVIAGNGMHGYGNDAIDLFLKMKDLGIDPNESTLVSVLSACGHAGLVDQGLYIFENMVARWNLFPNQKHYACVVDLLGRAGRLNDAYSVIRNMHSQPGVDVYGALLGACKAHGNIELGVEVSQRLLELKPRDAGYYVLLSNIYALSGNLEGVMSTRLLLRSKTLKKDPGVSSIEINGAVYTFMASEKDHPLYIEISRFLKDLIFRIQEEGYVPDLKSVYQDVAEDLKKDILYHHSEKLAIAFGLMRTKPGTIIRVTKNLRACNDCHSSCKYISKVFGRTLVIKDKNRFHIFHGGNCSCGDYW, from the exons ATGATTAGATTTTCAACTGTAGCGAGCAGTTACACTTGGCGCCAAAATGGAACTCACCTTAATCTCAAAATTTCTCACATACCCAACTTCAATGCCACTGAACCATGGCATGCTTCAATCCTCCAAAAgctcaaacaaccaaaacctaTACAACAATTACATGCACACATTATAATATCTGGTCTTTCTCACAATACACGTCTTTGTAACAGATTAATGAATTCATATGCATCATGTCAACTTATATCAGAATCCcacaaaatattttctttaatagAGCACAAAAACTTGGTTTCTTGGACTATATTAATAAATGGGTTTACAAAGAATGGCCTTTTTCTTGAAGCTATTGAGACATTTAAACAGATGGTTAATTGTGGGTTAATGCCTAATGCAATCACAATTTCAAGTATTTTACCTGCTATTGGTAAATTAAGATTGACTTTGATAGGAAAATCACTTCATTGTTATTGTGTTAAGCAAATGTATCAATATAATGTGTTTGTTCAAAGTGCATTAGTTCATATGTATTCGAAATTGGGGTGTCCGATTAATGCCCGATACGTGTTTGATAGTATGTCTGAAAGGAATGTTGTGTCGTGGAACGCGATTATTTTTGCTTATTCCAGTAATGGTTTGGTTGAGGAAGCAATTCAAGTATTCAATTTAATGAGAAGGAGCTTGTCAGTGGATACATTTACAATAATGAGTTTGGTTTCTGCTGCTTTTGGCGTTGGGGGTTTACGAATAGTTACTCAAATCCATGGTTTAGTAGTTAAATCCGGTCATGATAACAGCCAACGTGTTGAAACTCGTCTAATAGAGATGTATATTGATGTAAATTGTGTTGATGATGCTTACTGTATATTCTGTGATATGCCTGTAAAAGATGTGGTTGCTTGGACATCGATGTTAACAGGGTTTGTAAAGAGTGGACAATGGATTATGGCTGTGGAACATTTTAATCGGATGATGGCCACAGAAGAAGTGGAACTTGATTCTGTTGCTCTGATAG GTATCCTTTCGGGATGCAGCAGTTCAGGAGCTTTGCAGCAAGGCAGGAGGGTGCATGCATTGGTAATAAAATTTGGTTTTGAAGGCGATACTTTTTTAGGATCATCTATTATAGACATGTATGCAAATTGTGCTAAGTTGGGTGATGCCAGAAGATTTTTTGAAGGGATGGCTGAGAAAGATGCTGCATGCTGGAATGCAGTGATTGCTGGTAATGGGATGCATGGTTACGGTAATGATGCAATAGACCTTTTCCTGAAGATGAAGGATTTAGGTATAGATCCAAATGAGTCAACTTTGGTTAGTGTCTTGAGCGCTTGTGGTCATGCTGGGTTGGTTGATCAAGgattgtatatttttgaaaatatggtAGCAAGATGGAACCTTTTTCCCAATCAAAAGCACTATGCATGTGTTGTTGACCTTCTTGGACGTGCAGGGAGATTaaatgatgcctactcagtaatTAGGAACATGCATTCGCAACCAGGTGTGGATGTTTATGGTGCTTTGCTTGGTGCTTGTAAAGCTCATGGGAATATTGAGCTAGGTGTTGAGGTATCACAGAGGCTTCTTGAGTTGAAGCCACGTGATGCAGGTTATTATGTACTTCTCTCAAATATTTATGCTTTGTCTGGAAATTTGGAGGGTGTAATGTCAACCAGATTATTGCTTAGATCTAAAACTTTGAAGAAGGATCCAGGTGTGAGCTCAATTGAGATAAATGGAGCAGTTTACACATTTATGGCGAGCGAAAAGGATCATCCACTATATATTGAGATCTCTAGGTTTCTGAAGGACTTAATCTTCAGAATACAAGAAGAAGGATATGTGCCTGATTTAAAGTCTGTTTATCAGGATGTGGCAGAAGATCTGAAAAAGGATATTCTTTATCACCATAGTGAGAAGTTGGCTATTGCTTTTGGATTGATGAGAACAAAACCAGGAACAATCATACGGGTGACAAAAAATCTCCGAGCATGCAATGATTGCCATTCTTCATGTAAATATATCTCCAAAGTTTTCGGAAGAACGCTTGTCATCAAGGACAAAAACCGCTTTCATATCTTCCATGGTGGGAATTGCTCATGTGGGGACTATTGGTGA
- the LOC132038425 gene encoding uncharacterized protein LOC132038425 — MPPFMDSQDSDNEAFIEVTDLSTGPSMKLLKKESLGSEKQISVDPISLKESNELAIPYPKPPPLTIPDDKFLSFSLPNSTTSSPDFSKKKYRKNQINQLTSPPSSTNYLARQHSVALTNLEQLREIHLRRSKSCGEGRASAPPEEFDIWFTPNNTLKHVPAAEDSNKFNQSNLFDELETSSRNGEIYNNKMLEGRNQDEEKFKCGALCLFIPGFGKGIKHVRSGRRQVSGVSSTDIGPHVVSRTVSLEKFECGSWTSSAAMFNDVGDGASNNMFFDLPLELIRCSNVNDDTFSPVTAGFVFDKEVKGVLKNTTTTDSRKSHESTRHVRFSTSSPTSYPTSPTSCITPTLLKAREDFTTFLEAQSA; from the coding sequence ATGCCTCCCTTTATGGATTCTCAAGACTCAGATAATGAAGCTTTCATTGAAGTAACTGACCTCAGTACTGGCCCCTCTATGAAGCTACTCAAGAAGGAGAGCCTGGGCAGTGAGAAGCAGATTTCAGTGGATCCAATCTCCCTGAAAGAATCAAATGAACTTGCCATCCCCTATCCAAAACCCCCACCTCTCACCATTCCTGATGACAAGTTCTTGAGCTTCagccttcccaactcaacaacCTCATCTCCAGATTTTTCCAAGAAAAAGTACCGCAAGAACCAAATTAATCAACTAACCTCTCCTCCTTCATCAACCAATTATCTGGCTCGTCAGCACTCCGTGGCTCTCACTAACCTGGAACAGTTAAGGGAAATCCACTTGCGGAGGAGCAAGTCGTGTGGTGAAGGCAGAGCTAGCGCCCCACCTGAAGAATTCGATATTTGGTTCACCCCCAATAATACCCTTAAACATGTACCAGCAGCTGAGGACAGCAATAAGTTCAATCAAAGTAACTTATTTGACGAACTGGAAACTAGCAGCAGAAATGGTGAAATTTATAACAACAAAATGTTGGAGGGTCGAAATCAGGACGAGGAAAAATTCAAATGCGGAGCATTGTGTTTGTTCATTCCGGGTTTTGGAAAGGGGATCAAACATGTAAGATCAGGGCGAAGGCAAGTAAGCGGTGTATCATCGACAGATATAGGACCACATGTAGTTTCAAGGACAGTGTCATTGGAGAAATTCGAATGCGGGTCATGGACATCATCGGCAGCTATGTTCAACGATGTAGGAGATGGCGCCTCCAACAACATGTTTTTCGATCTGCCATTGGAGCTCATCCGATGCAGTAATGTGAATGACGACACGTTTTCCCCTGTAACGGCAGGGTTTGTTTTCGATAAGGAAGTTAAAGGTGTCCTtaagaacacaacaacaacagatTCCAGGAAATCACATGAATCGACACGCCATGTTCGGTTTTCTACGTCGTCCCCAACATCGTACCCGACATCACCTACGTCCTGTATAACACCAACACTGCTCAAGGCTAGAGAAGATTTCACTACCTTCCTTGAAGCTCAGAGTGCATGA
- the LOC132047613 gene encoding uncharacterized protein LOC132047613, translating to MLVNITAVMVFETSSQVAPPLLIFISFHSLFRSSHVLSTPLCHFHHAVTMKKKQKSTTTFTSTDLKSLICDHRLFFDKLIDLIPPRFYLPKDEPDTWYRGLPKAARASLKKQSKENLKKARRNRLDPEKKEQSSTLGQLQQSLQNKQTTDDVDDHVESKPINLEDNPNPNNDNDNSSVTYEELRQRLRRKIEMLRGNRGDGESLESNRARKRNEKDGFLAKSEGKKRKRGEEGAEEDNGEVNIEFGKVKIGDDDDKKKKKKKVSKAKELERLKRLEEVKREDRTLADKEAWKAAEKKAMGVKVYDNPKLLKESMKKEKKRKEKSSQKWKERIETTEKLKNERQQKRRDNIAGKAKEKKMRKIAKREKKLMRPGFEGRKEGYITQDKS from the exons ATGCTAGTCAATATAACTGCAGTTATGGTGTTTGAGACATCTAGTCAAGTCGCG CCGCCCCTCCTCATCTTCATCTCTTTCCACTCTCTCTTCCGCTCCTCTCACGTTCTCTCCACTCCTCTCTGCCACTTCCACCACGCCGTAACAatgaagaagaaacaaaaatccACCACCACCTTCACCTCTACAGATTTGAAATCCCTAATTTGTGACCACAGGCTCTTCTTCGACAAGCTAATTGACCTAATTCCACCTAGATTCTACCTCCCTAAAGATGAACCCGACACCTGGTATCGTGGTCTCCCTAAAGCCGCTAGAGCATCCTTAAAAAAGCAATCCAAAGAAAACCTCAAAAAAGCCCGTCGCAATCGCCTTGACCCTGAAAAGAAAGAGCAGTCCTCAACCCTCGGACAACTCCAACAATCCCTTCAGAATAAGCAAACAACTGATGACGTGGATGATCATGTTGAATCCAAGCCCATTAATTTGGAAGATAACCCTAACcctaataatgataatgataactcCTCTGTTACGTATGAAGAGTTGAGGCAAAGGCTACGTAGAAAGATCGAAATGCTCCGTGGTAATCGAGGTGATGGGGAGAGTTTGGAGAGCAATAGAGCGCgtaaaagaaatgaaaaggatGGATTTTTAGCGAAATCCGAGggtaagaagagaaagagaggtgaAGAGGGAGCAGAGGAAGATAATGGGGAAGTTAATATAGAGTTTGGGAAGGTTAAGATTGGTGACGATGAtgataagaaaaagaagaagaagaaagtatcGAAGGCGAAAGAATTGGAAAGGTTGAAGAGGTTGGAAGAAGTGAAGAGAGAGGATAGGACGTTGGCGGATAAGGAGGCGTGGAAAGCAGCGGAAAAGAAGGCAATGGGAGTTAAGGTTTATGATAATCCTAAGTTGTTGAAGGAGAgtatgaagaaggagaagaaaaggaaagagaagagTTCGCAAAAGTGGAAGGAAAGAATAGAGACTACGGAGAAGTTGAAGAACGAACGACAACAGAAGAGAAGGGATAATATTGCTGGTAAAGCTAAGGAGAAGAAGATGAGGAAGATTGCTAAAAGGGAGAAGAAGCTTATGAGGCCGGGATTTGAGGGACGAAAGGAAGGCTATATTACTCAGGATAAAAGCTAA